tagtacTGGAATGCAAATTTAAAGGGATTATGGTACGTTCGTTCGCTATGTGCTGTTTTACTAGGCCTTCATAATGGCAATCGCCTATAGGCGGTGGCAAGGCTAGGAAGTTTGGCTCGGCGGCTGAAACTTCGGTTGTATGATTGAAGTCTTTCGCAGAGGGACGGTGTCGGGAGTCGGGATCGCATCACCTGTAGGCAGTTTAGCGGGAGCCGCTGGAGCTTTAAATGGAGCTGAAAGATTCCCCGGCCGTTGTTTTGCCATTTGGTAATCCCCAGAATCGAAGAACTTTTgctgcaaataaaaaatatgtaggtTAATTTCATCCAAAACGAAccacaaaattgaaatttttgttCATCGAACATTTAAGAAACCTTGATCGACTGTCGGCCACGACAGAAATTTTAGAGTCCCATAAGATTAAGTATGcagtagtaatataataatagtaagtagTGGGACAAGAAACGCTAACCTTTTGTATTTTTggtgtaaataacatttttaaagtaaagaatGCTAatagcatttccccgttgaatcgcaattccaatccTCTAGGCACAATACCAACCTCCCTGTCACCAGCGGAGGCAATGGGGttaggtgttatacttttaattacgctttttgcactactactcagAGGTCCAGGTGTGTAAACAGCAAATGGGACGTaaacataatttggaataagacacGAACATTTGGATCGTTTGTTAGCTTCTACTATTTCCGCAGCGGCTCCGGCTTCTTAAATTGTTTCTTTGATATGAGACGGAGCCAGCATGTCAACACATGTAGCGTCCCACACTGGGGGTccgtcctcgttcccagggaaccactgttcttgccaccattccacgcggtcatgattt
The nucleotide sequence above comes from Vanessa tameamea isolate UH-Manoa-2023 chromosome 2, ilVanTame1 primary haplotype, whole genome shotgun sequence. Encoded proteins:
- the Endos gene encoding cAMP-regulated phosphoprotein 19, coding for MSDSPDQNDPPKDPKELEKLEEAKLKAKFPNAMLGRGPGGHSAFLQKRLAKGQKFFDSGDYQMAKQRPGNLSAPFKAPAAPAKLPTGDAIPTPDTVPLRKTSIIQPKFQPPSQTS